One region of Quercus lobata isolate SW786 chromosome 2, ValleyOak3.0 Primary Assembly, whole genome shotgun sequence genomic DNA includes:
- the LOC115976494 gene encoding actin-histidine N-methyltransferase, whose product MEVTSIHGNRILSPLRSSIHGNRPLSVLSRVSFSARRNPSLASNYHSIRRRNPCSASSSDTLVAGKDGKPKNREVESKKGEEEGEDLKSWMHENGLPPCKVLLKERPSHDEKHSPIHYVAASEDLQVGDVAFSVPNSLVVTLERVLGNETIAELLTTNKLSELACLALYLMYEKKQGKKSFWYPYIRELDRQRGRGQLAVESPLLWSEAELAYLTGSPMKAEVIGRAAGIKREYNELDTVWFMAGSLFQQYPYDIPTEAFSFEIFKQAFVAVQSCVVHLQKVSLARRFALVPLGPPLLAYRSNCKAMLTAVDGAVQLVVDRPYKAGESIVVWCGPQPNSKLLLNYGFVDEDNSYDRLIVEAALNTEDPQYQEKRMVAQRNGKLSVQVFHVYVGKEKEAVADMLPYLRLGYVSDPSEMQSVISSQGPICPVSPCMERAVLDQLADYFKKRLAAYPTTLGEDESLLADSTLNPKKRVATQLIKLEKKMLHACLQATVDLINQLPDDTVSPCPAPYAPLLK is encoded by the exons ATGGAAGTTACTTCAATACACGGCAATCGCATTTTGTCTCCGCTTCGTTCTTCAATACACGGCAATCGTCCTCTCTCGGTTCTCTCTAGGGTTTCATTCTCAGCTCGGAGGAACCCTAGCCTCGCATCCAACTACCACTCGATTCGCCGGAGGAATCCATGCTCTGCGTCGAGCTCCGACACATTGGTGGCCGGAAAAGATGGGAAGCCAAAGAATCGGGAAGTTGAGAGCAAGAAAGGGGAGGAGGAAGGTGAAGACTTGAAATCTTGGATGCACGAGAATGGCCTCCCGCCTTGCAAGGTTTTGCTCAAGGAAAGGCCCTCCCACGATGAGAAGCACAGTCCCATACATTACGTAGCTGCTAGTGAAGATCTTCAG GTGGGTGATGTTGCATTCTCTGTTCCGAATTCGCTGGTCGTGACGCTTGAGAGAGTTTTGGGGAACGAGACCATTG CGGAATTATTAACTACGAATAAATTGTCGGAATTGGCATGCTTGGCATTGTATCTGATGTATGAGAAGAAGCAAGGGAAGAAGTCTTTCTGGTACCCATACATTAGAGAGCTTGATCGTCAACGAGGGAGAGGACAGCTTGCAGTGGAATCTCCCCTTCTATGGTCAGAAGCTGAACTGGCCTACCTAACAGGCAGCCCCATGAAG GCTGAAGTTATTGGAAGGGCTGCAGGAATTAAAAGGGAGTACAATGAACTTGACACCGTCTGGTTTATGGCTGGGTCTCTGTTTCAG CAATACCCATATGATATTCCTACTGAGGCCTTTTCATTTGAGATATTCAAGCAAGCATTTGTTGCTGTTCAGTCTTGTGTTGTGCATTTGCAG AAAGTCAGTTTGGCTCGGCGATTTGCTTTGGTTCCTCTTGGACCACCGTTGCTGGCTTACAGAAGCAACTGCAAGGCAATGTTAACTGCTGTTGATGGTGCTGTTCAGCTAGTGGTCGATCGTCCATACAAGGCTGGGGAGTCCATTGTTGTTTG GTGTGGACCACAGCCTAACTCAAAATTGCTTTTGAACTACGGTTTTGTTGATGAAGATAATTCTTATGATCGTTTGATAGTTGAG GCTGCTTTAAATACTGAGGATCCTCAATACCAGGAGAAAAGAATGGTTGCTCAAAGAAATGGAAAACTATCAGTTCAAGTTTTTCAT GTGTATGtgggaaaggaaaaagaagctGTTGCAGATATGCTTCCTTATCTGCGTTTGGGTTATGTTTCAGATCCTTCTGAAATGCAATCTGTCATTTCTTCTCAAGGTCCTATTTGCCCA GTGAGCCCTTGTATGGAACGAGCAGTGTTGGACCAACTTGCTGATTACTTTAAGAAACGGCTTGCTGCCTACCCTACTACATTAGGCGAGGATGAGTCTTTG TTGGCAGACAGTACTCTTAACCCGAAGAAGCGAGTTGCTACTCAGCTTATTAAGTTGGAAAAGAAAATGCTTCATGCATGCCTGCAGGCAACAGTTGATTTGATAAACCAGTTACCAGATGACACTGTATCTCCATGCCCAGCTCCTTATGCCCCTTTATTGAAATAA
- the LOC115976495 gene encoding kelch repeat-containing protein At3g27220-like encodes MARFNHKYHSSSTKLVFLTSCAGLLGAALIADFLWTSSYSSAGSAYLSVASNWALEKSGIIAVPNATAKTDDKREDVKGRKERTPERFLSATFADLPAPELQWEEMPPAPVPRLDGASIQIKNLLYVFAGYRTLDYVHSHVDIYNFTSNTWGGRFDMPKEMGHSHLGVVTDGRYIYVVSGQYGPQCRGPTSHTFVLDTETKKWRSMPPLPAPRYSPATQLWRGRLHVMGGSKENRHTPGLEHWSIAVKDGKVLEKQWRTEVPIPRGGPHRACVVANDKLFIIGGQEGDFMAKPGSPIFKCSRRHEVVYGDVYMLDDEMKWKVLPPMPKPNSHIECAWVIVNNSIIITGGTTEKHPVNKRMILVGEVFQFHLDSQTWSVIGKLPFRVKTALAGFWDGWLYFTSGQRDRGPDNPQPRKVIGDMWRTKLSL; translated from the exons atggcCAGGTTTAATCATAAGTACCATTCCTCTTCCACAAAGTTAGTGTTTCTAACATCCTGTGCAGGTCTTTTAGGAGCGGCCCTCATTGCAGATTTTCTTTGGACTTCGTCTTACTCGTCTGCTGGTTCTGCTTACTTGTCTGTTGCATCGAACTGGGCACTCGAGAAATCTGGGATTATAGCTGTACCAAATGCCACTGCCAAAACAGATGACAAG AGAGAAGATGTTAAAGGTAGAAAAGAACGCACACCTGAGAGATTTTTATCCGCAACTTTTGCTGATTTACCTGCACCTGAATTACAATGGGAGGAGATGCCACCAGCACCAGTACCTCGTCTTGATGGAGCATCCATACAGattaaaaatcttttatatgTGTTTGCAGGATATCGCACACTTGACTAT GTGCACTCTCATGTTGACATATACAATTTCACTAGCAATACATGGGGAGGGAGGTTTGATATGCCCAAAGAGATGGGGCATTCGCATTTAGGAGTGGTAACTGATGGAAGATACATATATGTAGTCTCAGGACAGTATGGCCCCCAATGCAGAGGGCCTACTTCTCATACATTTGTGCTGGACACTGAGACAAAGAAATGGAGGTCCATGCCACCATTACCGGCCCCAAG GTATTCTCCAGCGACTCAATTATGGAGAGGCAGACTACATGTGATGGGTGGCAGCAAGGAGAATCGCCACACACCTGGGTTGGAGCATTGGAGTATTGCAGTAAAGGATGGCAAAGTGTTGGAGAAACAATGGCGGACTGAAGTACCCATTCCACGTGGGGGACCACATAG GGCTTGTGTTGTGGCCAATGataaactttttattattgGTGGTCAAGAGGGTGATTTTATGGCTAAACCTGGGTCGCCAATTTTTAAGTGCTCCCGCAGGCATGAG GTAGTTTACGGTGATGTTTATATGCTGGATGATGAAATGAAATGGAAAGTGTTGCCACCTATGCCCAAACCCAACTCCCATATAGAGTGCGCTTGGGTGATTGTCAACAATTCAATTATCATCACTGGAGGTACAACAGAAAAGCATCCAGTGAACAAAAGAATGATCCTGGTTGGGGAAGTGTTCCAATTTCATTTAGACTCACAG ACATGGTCAGTGATTGGAAAGCTTCCTTTCCGTGTGAAAACTGCATTAGCTGGTTTCTGGGATGGATGGTTGTATTTTACATCCGGACAGCGGGACAGAGGGCCAGACAATCCACAGCCGAGGAAGGTCATTGGAGATATGTGGAGAACTAAATTAAGTTTGTGA